One Gammaproteobacteria bacterium genomic window carries:
- a CDS encoding nitric oxide reductase activation protein, which produces MPEQKSFSFEALEERFDEMLDAVLSSRRTAREPALALSVCTRTQQEFALHWLEVIIRTNSEMGFQFVRHAARALEFMDLRQVEDWIINAMDVYDRQGLYPGSEAFAAVDTFAREESLRPVTVHLDDTVGVLNHYIRGLAGRSLRIESSNEVFTDTEVLFLPALLNRYGDKQNNFSLYKLMTTYLWAQTRFGTFRKQTQDDPPLSARLAEYSEPQRALSLFFALESIRLEACIKRELPGLWRQMNTLLENTGDKPAAIEWQHATSALKEPASTIETTLEQLKLIYPRSVTAPAPQPWQGTLQLELAEQVLAIRMERDREELKVRLSELLRDDQTLDDSAIRQIELQTPENTTGETELMLEINGNPVATPADIKRILQSMLLDLDEIPPEYLVAAGAGDYDAGPREDSSAKDMWKGSYREEGALHYDEWDFRRRHYRKGWCVLREIDMRSVDKPFVAETLEKYHGLVTEIRRSFEALRGGERRLKRQAYGDDIDLDAAIEARIEAISGREMPENLFTCPQRLERDIAVIFMVDVSGSTKGWINDAERESLVLLCEALEILGDRYAIYGFSGMTRKRCELYRIKRIDEIYGQEVKARIAGIQPQDYTRMGVTIRHLTHLFENIEARTRLLITLSDGKPDDYDGYRGEYGIEDTRQALVEAKRAGIHPFCITIDREARDYLPHMYGAVNYTVVDDVHQLPVKVSEIYRRLTT; this is translated from the coding sequence ATGCCTGAACAAAAATCTTTTTCTTTTGAAGCACTTGAAGAACGTTTCGATGAAATGCTCGACGCGGTCCTGTCATCGAGGCGAACGGCCCGGGAACCCGCGCTGGCCCTGTCGGTCTGCACCAGAACACAGCAGGAGTTCGCTCTCCACTGGCTAGAGGTCATCATCCGCACCAACTCCGAGATGGGTTTTCAGTTCGTTCGTCACGCAGCGCGAGCTCTTGAGTTTATGGATCTGAGGCAGGTTGAGGACTGGATCATTAACGCCATGGATGTTTATGACCGCCAGGGTCTTTATCCCGGAAGTGAAGCCTTCGCCGCCGTTGATACTTTCGCTCGTGAAGAGAGTCTGCGCCCGGTTACCGTCCACCTCGACGATACCGTCGGTGTGCTTAATCACTACATCCGCGGTCTGGCAGGTCGGTCTTTACGCATTGAGTCCAGTAATGAAGTATTTACAGATACCGAAGTGCTCTTCCTGCCAGCTCTGCTCAACCGTTATGGTGACAAACAGAACAATTTCTCGCTGTACAAACTCATGACAACCTACCTTTGGGCACAAACGCGCTTCGGCACATTTCGAAAACAAACCCAGGACGATCCACCACTGTCAGCACGCCTGGCTGAATATTCAGAGCCTCAACGAGCGCTATCGCTATTTTTTGCACTTGAATCAATACGCCTTGAAGCTTGCATTAAACGAGAGTTACCCGGTTTGTGGCGCCAGATGAACACTCTGCTAGAAAATACTGGCGACAAACCTGCAGCTATCGAGTGGCAACATGCTACATCTGCACTCAAAGAACCAGCCTCGACCATCGAGACGACACTTGAACAACTTAAGCTGATTTATCCTCGCTCAGTCACCGCGCCCGCTCCCCAACCCTGGCAGGGAACTCTTCAACTCGAGCTCGCCGAACAGGTACTCGCCATACGAATGGAACGGGATCGCGAAGAACTCAAGGTCCGTCTAAGCGAACTGCTGCGCGATGATCAAACCTTGGATGATTCAGCAATACGACAAATTGAATTGCAGACGCCGGAAAACACAACCGGGGAGACAGAGTTGATGCTGGAGATAAACGGCAACCCTGTGGCTACTCCAGCCGATATCAAACGGATTCTGCAGTCGATGCTGCTGGACCTAGATGAAATCCCACCGGAATATCTCGTCGCGGCCGGCGCAGGAGATTACGACGCAGGTCCTAGAGAAGACAGCAGCGCCAAAGACATGTGGAAAGGATCCTACCGTGAGGAAGGCGCACTACACTACGATGAATGGGATTTCCGACGGCGTCACTACCGTAAAGGATGGTGCGTGCTGAGAGAAATCGATATGCGATCGGTAGACAAGCCGTTTGTGGCGGAAACGCTTGAAAAATACCATGGTCTAGTCACAGAAATTCGTCGGAGTTTTGAGGCACTTCGCGGTGGTGAACGACGCCTGAAACGACAGGCTTATGGGGACGATATCGACCTAGATGCCGCAATTGAAGCCAGAATCGAAGCCATTTCTGGCCGAGAGATGCCGGAAAACCTCTTCACCTGCCCGCAACGGCTGGAACGCGATATTGCTGTGATTTTTATGGTCGACGTCAGTGGCTCGACTAAGGGCTGGATCAACGACGCAGAAAGAGAAAGCCTGGTGCTACTGTGCGAAGCCCTGGAAATTTTGGGTGACCGTTATGCCATTTATGGCTTTTCGGGCATGACTCGAAAACGCTGTGAGCTTTATCGTATCAAGCGGATTGATGAAATCTATGGCCAGGAAGTCAAAGCGCGTATCGCCGGCATCCAACCGCAGGACTACACGCGCATGGGTGTAACGATCCGCCACCTTACTCACCTGTTTGAAAATATAGAGGCACGGACACGCCTCTTAATCACCTTGTCCGACGGTAAACCGGATGACTATGACGGCTACCGCGGTGAGTATGGCATCGAAGACACTCGGCAAGCACTAGTTGAAGCCAAGCGGGCGGGCATACATCCGTTCTGTATCACCATCGACCGCGAAGCACGAGACTACCTGCCACACATGTACGGGGCAGTCAACTACACCGTGGTCGACGATGTACACCAACTGCCGGTCAAGGTGTCAGAGATCTACCGGCGTCTGACCACCTGA
- a CDS encoding adenine phosphoribosyltransferase yields the protein MDIETLIRSIPDYPKAGVIFRDITTLLQHPAGFRKTVDDLVQPFAGNQIDAVAGIEARGFILGGAVAHQLSVGFIAVRKKGKLPWQTIGKRYDLEYGKDEVEIHTDSAQPGDRILLVDDLIATGGTACATVALLRDAGALVVGASFVIDLPDLGGKEKLQAMDVPTRTLIAFEGD from the coding sequence ATGGACATCGAAACACTCATTCGGTCTATACCGGACTATCCAAAAGCTGGCGTTATATTCCGCGACATCACCACGTTGTTGCAGCACCCCGCCGGTTTCCGTAAGACCGTCGACGATTTAGTTCAACCGTTCGCGGGTAATCAGATCGATGCTGTTGCCGGGATTGAAGCACGCGGATTTATTTTGGGCGGAGCAGTTGCGCACCAACTATCTGTTGGTTTTATCGCCGTACGCAAAAAGGGGAAACTGCCGTGGCAAACAATCGGCAAACGCTATGATCTCGAATACGGCAAGGATGAAGTTGAAATTCACACCGACAGCGCCCAGCCAGGAGACCGAATCCTGCTGGTTGATGACCTGATCGCCACCGGTGGGACAGCGTGCGCGACAGTCGCCCTGCTTCGTGATGCTGGTGCACTCGTTGTGGGTGCGAGTTTCGTGATCGATCTGCCTGACCTTGGTGGGAAAGAAAAACTCCAAGCGATGGATGTTCCCACGCGCACTTTGATCGCCTTCGAGGGCGACTAA
- a CDS encoding S-methyl-5'-thioadenosine phosphorylase, whose protein sequence is MADIHPAPVLGIIGGSGLYDLQGLENIHWQQVKSPWGDPSDELLRGRLDGVQMVFLPRHGRGHRLSPSSINYRANIDALKRAGVTDIISLSAVGSFRDELAPGTFVIIDQFIDRTFAREKSFFGTGLVAHVSMAHPVNARLGDWCEAACRDCNIPVQRGGIYLAMEGPQFSTLAESNLYRQWGCDVIGMTNMPEAKLAREAEIPYCTVAMVTDYDCWHPGHDNVNVETIIEVLLDNADRARSLIKTVAPQMRNRPARCPSGDDRALESALITEPDARDPDVVKMLDAVAGRLFV, encoded by the coding sequence ATGGCAGACATTCATCCGGCACCAGTGCTTGGCATCATTGGCGGCAGCGGTCTGTACGACCTTCAGGGACTGGAGAATATCCATTGGCAACAGGTTAAAAGTCCCTGGGGAGACCCATCGGACGAGTTACTTCGTGGACGACTCGACGGTGTGCAGATGGTTTTTCTGCCCCGGCATGGCCGTGGACATCGACTCAGCCCGAGCAGCATTAATTACCGAGCCAACATCGATGCACTCAAGCGAGCTGGTGTGACTGACATTATCTCCTTGTCAGCCGTAGGTTCTTTTCGCGACGAACTGGCGCCAGGGACCTTCGTGATTATCGATCAGTTCATAGACCGGACGTTTGCACGAGAAAAAAGTTTTTTCGGCACCGGTTTAGTCGCCCATGTGTCTATGGCACATCCGGTCAACGCCCGGCTGGGTGACTGGTGCGAGGCCGCCTGCCGGGATTGCAATATTCCAGTTCAACGCGGCGGTATATACCTCGCCATGGAGGGCCCACAGTTTTCGACTCTGGCCGAATCAAATCTCTATCGACAATGGGGCTGTGATGTGATCGGAATGACCAATATGCCGGAGGCTAAGCTCGCCCGTGAGGCAGAAATACCTTACTGTACGGTGGCGATGGTGACCGATTACGACTGCTGGCACCCTGGCCACGACAACGTCAATGTCGAAACAATCATCGAGGTCCTTCTGGACAATGCTGACCGGGCCCGTTCACTGATCAAGACGGTCGCACCTCAAATGCGAAATCGACCGGCACGGTGTCCTTCAGGAGATGACCGGGCACTGGAGTCAGCGTTGATTACAGAACCCGACGCCCGAGACCCGGATGTCGTAAAAATGCTGGATGCGGTTGCCGGCCGATTGTTCGTCTGA
- a CDS encoding CbbQ/NirQ/NorQ/GpvN family protein has protein sequence MNQPIAQTEFIAQEPFYATQGEEIQVFEAAYNNCIPILLKGPTGCGKTRFMEHMAWRLKRPLVTVSCHDDLTASDLVGRYLIIGGETRWIDGPLTRAVRQGALCYLDEIVEARKDTTVVIHPLADDRRILPIEKTGETVKAPGEFCLTISYNPGYQSVLKDLKQSTRQRFVAIDFDYPEAEMETSIVAHESGIDKQTAQLLVRYAAMTRNLKGNGLEEGASTRLLVHAAKLMHSGVEPRTACRGAIAASLTDEPDMLAAVNELGTTLF, from the coding sequence ATGAATCAGCCGATCGCACAGACAGAATTTATTGCGCAGGAACCGTTCTACGCGACTCAAGGGGAAGAAATACAGGTCTTTGAAGCCGCTTACAACAACTGTATCCCGATACTGCTCAAAGGACCCACCGGTTGTGGCAAAACCCGCTTTATGGAACATATGGCCTGGAGACTGAAACGCCCCCTGGTCACCGTATCGTGCCATGATGACCTAACTGCCTCGGACCTCGTCGGCCGTTATCTGATAATCGGCGGTGAAACACGTTGGATTGACGGGCCGCTGACACGCGCGGTACGACAGGGCGCACTGTGCTACCTTGATGAGATCGTCGAAGCCAGAAAGGATACGACCGTGGTCATTCATCCGCTGGCAGATGACCGGCGCATACTGCCGATTGAGAAGACAGGTGAAACAGTCAAGGCCCCCGGAGAATTCTGCCTTACTATTTCCTACAACCCAGGCTATCAGAGTGTCCTTAAGGACCTGAAACAAAGCACCCGACAGCGATTTGTGGCCATAGATTTTGACTACCCTGAAGCTGAAATGGAAACGAGCATCGTTGCCCATGAATCAGGCATCGATAAACAGACGGCACAACTGCTGGTTCGGTATGCTGCAATGACCCGTAATCTTAAAGGCAACGGACTGGAAGAAGGTGCCAGTACACGGTTGCTTGTCCATGCAGCCAAACTCATGCATAGCGGGGTCGAACCCCGCACAGCCTGCCGAGGTGCCATTGCAGCATCACTCACAGATGAGCCCGACATGCTGGCGGCGGTCAATGAACTGGGCACGACCTTGTTTTAG
- a CDS encoding 6-phosphofructokinase — protein sequence MAQGRNAFYAQSGGVTAVINASACGVIETARSNRQQIGKVYAGRNGIIGALNEDLIDTSRESKTTITALRHTPAGAFGSCRYKLKSLAESAAEYERLIEVFKAHNIGYFFYNGGGDSADTCLKVSQLARTKGYPIQAIHIPKTVDNDLPITDNCPGFGSVAKYIAVSTREASFDVASMAKTSTKVFIVEVMGRHAGWIAAAGGMASDRKTEIPILILFPEIPFERKRFAAAVTRKIKRFGYCSIVVSEGAREASGRFLADQGLKDAFGHTQLGGVAPVVAGMIRDDLGLKYHWAVADYLQRAARHIASKTDVDQAYATGRAAVEFALAGKNAVMPAIVRLSDSPYRWTIGEADLNRVANREKLMPRSFISRDGYGITARCRQYLMPLITGEDYPPYHQGLPQYARLKNTPVKRKLAKTFNL from the coding sequence ATGGCCCAAGGCAGAAACGCGTTTTATGCACAGTCCGGCGGTGTCACAGCTGTAATCAACGCTTCAGCCTGTGGTGTAATAGAAACCGCACGGAGCAATCGACAACAGATCGGTAAGGTCTATGCCGGTCGCAACGGTATCATCGGCGCTTTGAACGAGGACCTCATTGACACCAGCCGTGAATCGAAGACCACGATCACAGCACTGCGCCATACCCCCGCTGGCGCATTCGGTTCCTGTCGCTACAAACTCAAGAGCCTCGCTGAGAGCGCAGCCGAATATGAACGGCTCATCGAGGTCTTCAAGGCGCACAACATCGGTTATTTCTTCTACAACGGTGGAGGGGATTCTGCCGATACCTGCCTTAAGGTCTCACAACTAGCCAGAACAAAAGGCTATCCGATACAGGCCATCCACATTCCCAAGACCGTGGATAACGACCTGCCGATTACCGACAATTGTCCAGGATTCGGGTCTGTGGCCAAGTACATCGCCGTCTCCACACGAGAAGCCAGTTTTGACGTGGCCTCCATGGCCAAAACGTCAACCAAAGTTTTCATCGTTGAGGTCATGGGTCGGCACGCTGGTTGGATTGCCGCAGCGGGTGGGATGGCGTCGGACCGAAAAACCGAAATTCCGATACTCATCTTGTTTCCGGAAATCCCTTTTGAACGCAAACGCTTTGCTGCTGCGGTCACCCGCAAGATTAAGCGTTTTGGATACTGTTCTATCGTTGTCTCGGAAGGCGCGCGCGAAGCGAGTGGCCGATTCCTGGCCGACCAGGGCCTTAAAGATGCATTTGGCCACACGCAACTTGGTGGTGTGGCGCCAGTCGTCGCCGGAATGATTCGCGATGACCTCGGACTGAAGTACCACTGGGCAGTTGCCGACTATCTTCAGCGTGCTGCCCGTCACATCGCATCCAAAACCGACGTCGACCAGGCCTATGCCACTGGCCGGGCGGCGGTTGAATTTGCTCTAGCTGGCAAGAACGCCGTTATGCCAGCTATAGTGCGGTTGTCAGACTCTCCCTATCGCTGGACGATTGGCGAGGCGGACCTAAACCGGGTCGCAAACCGGGAAAAATTGATGCCCCGCAGTTTTATCAGTCGCGACGGCTATGGCATTACAGCCAGATGTCGACAGTACCTGATGCCGCTGATCACCGGGGAAGACTATCCACCGTACCATCAAGGCTTACCGCAGTATGCGCGATTGAAGAACACACCGGTAAAAAGAAAACTGGCAAAAACTTTCAACCTCTGA
- a CDS encoding adenylate kinase translates to MRIVLLGVPGSGKGTQAKLMAEKYRVPQISSGELLRQAVTEKTELGKRVESIIASGELVSDGIVIDAVTERLRSNESKRGFVLDGFPRTIPQAQQLDTRLGWMNRPLQLVLYFSLSPAVVKKRTLGRLECAECGASYNRYFSPPAKRGICDHCGSKALAQRPDDNQRAVRARLDAYEQDTAPLITYFKAQHKLRTVEGEGEIQDIFERICEIVDTEIRPLETKVIATESGRECRSDVVTLISGGTVVRKDSRADDDKAVGQAKRRLSVVASKKVVKKKAVKKKAGKQKVVKKKVTKRKVVKKKVMVRKSAAKKRTRKR, encoded by the coding sequence ATGAGAATAGTGCTGTTGGGTGTGCCGGGTTCCGGAAAGGGAACCCAAGCTAAATTGATGGCTGAAAAATACCGAGTGCCACAGATCTCCAGTGGAGAGCTTCTTCGGCAGGCGGTGACAGAGAAAACCGAACTGGGTAAACGGGTCGAATCGATCATAGCGTCGGGCGAACTGGTATCGGACGGCATTGTAATCGACGCGGTAACGGAACGGCTTCGCAGCAACGAAAGCAAACGAGGGTTTGTTCTGGATGGCTTTCCCCGCACGATACCCCAGGCCCAGCAGCTTGATACACGCTTGGGCTGGATGAACCGGCCGCTACAGTTAGTCTTGTATTTTTCGCTCAGCCCAGCGGTGGTTAAAAAGCGAACCCTTGGGCGCCTGGAGTGCGCGGAATGCGGTGCATCATACAACCGATATTTCTCGCCGCCAGCCAAACGCGGAATCTGTGATCACTGTGGTTCGAAAGCGCTTGCTCAACGACCGGATGATAATCAGCGGGCGGTGCGCGCACGCTTGGACGCTTACGAGCAGGATACTGCGCCGCTGATCACCTATTTCAAGGCCCAGCATAAATTGCGTACTGTCGAGGGAGAGGGCGAAATACAGGATATTTTTGAACGTATATGCGAGATCGTAGACACCGAGATTCGACCTCTGGAGACGAAAGTCATCGCGACAGAATCCGGTCGTGAGTGTCGATCCGATGTTGTAACGTTGATCAGCGGTGGCACGGTGGTTCGTAAAGACAGCCGCGCTGACGATGATAAAGCTGTTGGTCAGGCGAAGCGTCGCTTATCCGTTGTGGCCTCTAAGAAAGTGGTCAAGAAAAAAGCGGTCAAGAAAAAGGCCGGCAAGCAGAAGGTGGTCAAGAAAAAAGTGACCAAAAGAAAGGTCGTCAAGAAAAAAGTCATGGTGCGGAAATCTGCAGCTAAAAAACGCACACGCAAGCGCTGA
- the hemB gene encoding porphobilinogen synthase, with protein MNQYPNVRMRRNRRDAFNRKLVREVTLSCDDLIQPLFVCEGQNYREAIPTMPGIERLSLDLILNKAENLVTLGIPAVALFPVIRAEAKTPDAEESFNPDGLIPCVVRALREHLPELGVITDVALDPYTSHGQDGLLDDSGYVVNDATVEVLVRQALSHAEAGAQIVAPSDMMDGRIGAIREAFEGQGYVNTRILAYSAKYASAFYGPFRDAVGSAANLGGGDKYSYQVDPGNSDEAVREVELDLAEGADMVMVKPGMPYLDIVFRVKHELGVPTFVYQVSGEYAMLCAAAQNGWLMRRAVVSEALLGFKRAGADAILTYFAEEVAGWLQAD; from the coding sequence ATGAACCAATACCCCAACGTTCGAATGCGACGTAACAGGCGGGATGCTTTCAACCGGAAACTGGTGCGTGAAGTCACTTTGAGCTGTGACGACCTGATTCAGCCCCTTTTTGTGTGCGAGGGGCAGAATTACCGTGAAGCGATTCCGACTATGCCGGGTATTGAGCGCTTGAGCTTGGATCTGATTCTCAACAAAGCTGAGAATCTGGTTACATTGGGAATTCCGGCTGTCGCACTGTTCCCGGTCATACGAGCAGAAGCCAAAACGCCCGATGCTGAAGAATCTTTTAACCCAGATGGACTCATTCCCTGCGTCGTGCGTGCGTTGCGTGAACACTTGCCCGAGCTGGGCGTGATTACCGATGTAGCGCTTGATCCTTACACCAGTCATGGACAGGACGGACTGCTGGACGACAGTGGCTACGTCGTCAACGACGCGACTGTAGAAGTGCTTGTTCGGCAGGCACTGTCTCACGCTGAGGCTGGCGCACAGATTGTGGCGCCGTCTGACATGATGGATGGCCGAATCGGGGCGATACGAGAGGCCTTTGAAGGACAGGGCTATGTGAATACACGGATTCTTGCTTATTCAGCCAAGTACGCCTCAGCTTTTTATGGGCCTTTTCGTGATGCCGTGGGATCTGCAGCAAACCTTGGTGGTGGTGATAAATACAGCTATCAGGTCGATCCTGGAAATTCGGACGAGGCTGTTCGGGAAGTCGAGCTGGATCTCGCCGAGGGTGCTGATATGGTCATGGTAAAACCCGGAATGCCCTATTTAGACATTGTCTTCAGGGTGAAACACGAACTCGGTGTGCCCACATTCGTGTACCAGGTCAGCGGGGAGTACGCGATGTTGTGTGCAGCAGCTCAGAACGGTTGGCTGATGCGCCGCGCAGTTGTCAGCGAAGCCTTGCTGGGCTTTAAGCGCGCTGGCGCTGATGCCATTCTGACCTATTTTGCTGAAGAGGTAGCCGGCTGGCTTCAAGCAGACTAG
- the ubiE gene encoding bifunctional demethylmenaquinone methyltransferase/2-methoxy-6-polyprenyl-1,4-benzoquinol methylase UbiE: MGTQGTNPQVAHFGFRQVDEDEKDTLVASVFRSVAGQYDLMNDLMSLGGHRLWKDFVISRSGVRAGHKVLDVATGTADLVRRFAERVGPDGRVIGVDINAEMLAVGRSRLVDAGMVQGVELLIANAEQLPFIEHRFDCVSIAFGLRNVTRIPTALQAMTRMLRPGGRMLVLEFSQPRDGPFARWYDHYSFKLIPTLGRVVAGDEDSYRYLVESIRRHPDQETLKEMMLSAGLEDVSYHNLSGGVVALHVGFRY, translated from the coding sequence ATGGGAACGCAAGGTACCAACCCCCAGGTAGCACACTTCGGTTTCCGTCAGGTGGACGAAGATGAGAAAGATACGCTGGTTGCGAGTGTCTTTCGTTCCGTAGCGGGTCAATACGATTTAATGAACGACCTGATGTCCCTGGGTGGTCACCGCTTGTGGAAAGATTTCGTGATCAGCAGGAGTGGTGTACGAGCCGGTCACAAAGTTCTTGATGTGGCCACCGGCACAGCTGATCTCGTTCGCCGATTTGCAGAGCGTGTCGGCCCCGACGGTCGGGTTATTGGTGTGGATATCAATGCCGAGATGCTTGCGGTTGGTCGATCGCGACTTGTAGACGCCGGTATGGTACAAGGTGTCGAACTACTGATTGCAAACGCTGAACAACTGCCTTTCATTGAACATCGATTTGACTGTGTGAGCATCGCCTTTGGGCTGAGAAATGTGACGCGTATCCCGACTGCACTCCAAGCCATGACCAGGATGCTTCGGCCAGGCGGCCGCATGCTGGTGCTTGAGTTTTCGCAGCCGCGAGACGGACCTTTTGCCCGCTGGTACGACCACTATTCGTTCAAGCTGATTCCCACTCTGGGCAGGGTAGTCGCCGGTGATGAAGACAGTTATCGCTATCTCGTCGAATCTATCCGCCGTCACCCTGATCAGGAAACACTGAAAGAGATGATGCTCTCAGCCGGACTTGAAGACGTGTCGTATCACAACTTGAGCGGTGGCGTGGTGGCACTGCATGTTGGGTTTCGATACTGA
- the ubiB gene encoding ubiquinone biosynthesis regulatory protein kinase UbiB, with product MMVGARQTLRLFRIVQILVRHGLDEFITVLHLFRPYRALLYVFPGFWFRKLEKPRGQRLREALEELGPIFVKFGQLLSTRPDLIPEDIASELTRLQDRVEPFPGQKARAVIESAYGVAVEAHLAEFEDQPMASASVAQVHRARLLDGTKVVVKVLRPGIEAAINKDLAVLHALAHMADRHWSEAKRLRPVEIVEDYDKTIHDELDLMREAANAAQLRHNFLDSDLIYVPQVHWEHCRRDVMVMEQIDGIPIRDVDAIKKAGVDMKQLAHNGVEIFFTQAFRDGFFHADMHPGNIFVGPDGQYRAVDFGIMGTLSELDKRYLAENLLGFFNRDYRAVAQAHLRAGWVPADTRVDEFESAVRTVCEPIFAKPISEISFGRLVIRLFQVARRFNMPVQPQLVLLQKTLLNIEGLGRQLYPELDLWETAKPFLERWKREQIGPQAILRAVRQELPQIAALLPRLPGLTHDLLQRLQDDELHSQTRTREIEALNRQIDRSERRLTGALLGSAVGLSGVLVLLFGSEALGSVAAAQGLGTALCAFGIMAGLYSWLATARRP from the coding sequence ATGATGGTTGGCGCCAGGCAGACACTCCGGTTATTTCGTATCGTCCAGATTCTGGTCAGGCACGGGCTGGATGAGTTCATCACGGTCTTGCACCTGTTCCGGCCGTATCGGGCTTTGCTTTACGTTTTCCCCGGTTTTTGGTTCCGGAAACTGGAAAAACCGCGTGGCCAGAGGCTGCGGGAGGCGCTGGAAGAGCTCGGTCCGATCTTCGTGAAGTTCGGGCAGCTATTGTCGACACGACCTGACCTGATTCCGGAAGATATCGCCAGTGAATTAACCCGGCTCCAGGACCGTGTCGAACCTTTCCCCGGTCAGAAAGCGCGTGCTGTCATTGAATCGGCCTACGGCGTAGCGGTGGAAGCACATCTGGCTGAATTCGAGGATCAGCCTATGGCCTCGGCTTCAGTGGCCCAGGTACACAGGGCGAGGCTTCTTGACGGGACCAAAGTGGTGGTCAAGGTATTGCGCCCCGGGATAGAGGCTGCGATAAACAAAGACCTCGCCGTGCTTCATGCCCTGGCGCATATGGCCGACAGACACTGGTCAGAAGCGAAACGGCTGCGCCCGGTGGAAATCGTCGAAGACTACGATAAGACGATTCATGACGAACTTGACCTGATGCGGGAAGCAGCCAACGCAGCCCAGTTGCGTCACAATTTTCTGGACTCCGACCTGATCTACGTGCCGCAAGTCCACTGGGAGCACTGCCGGCGTGACGTCATGGTCATGGAACAGATCGATGGCATACCCATACGCGATGTCGACGCGATAAAAAAAGCGGGTGTGGATATGAAGCAACTGGCACACAATGGCGTAGAAATATTTTTTACACAGGCATTTCGTGATGGGTTTTTCCACGCTGACATGCATCCGGGTAACATTTTTGTCGGCCCCGATGGTCAATATCGGGCGGTTGACTTCGGTATCATGGGAACATTGAGCGAACTGGACAAGCGATACCTGGCCGAAAATCTACTCGGCTTTTTCAATCGTGACTACCGAGCTGTTGCTCAAGCACACCTGCGGGCGGGGTGGGTACCGGCGGATACCCGAGTTGATGAATTTGAGTCAGCGGTTCGTACCGTCTGTGAACCGATCTTTGCCAAACCGATCAGCGAAATATCGTTTGGTCGACTGGTGATCCGGCTTTTCCAGGTGGCGCGGCGGTTCAATATGCCGGTGCAACCGCAGTTGGTCCTATTACAGAAAACCCTGTTGAACATCGAAGGTTTGGGTCGTCAGCTTTATCCCGAACTCGATCTGTGGGAAACGGCCAAACCGTTCCTCGAACGTTGGAAGCGTGAGCAGATCGGGCCACAGGCGATTTTACGTGCCGTTCGACAGGAACTCCCGCAAATCGCAGCGCTACTGCCACGGCTACCGGGTCTGACACACGATTTGTTGCAGCGCCTTCAAGATGATGAATTGCATTCGCAGACCCGAACCCGGGAGATTGAGGCGCTTAATCGTCAGATTGACCGCAGTGAGCGGCGGCTGACAGGCGCCCTGCTGGGCAGTGCAGTCGGGCTGTCCGGTGTGCTCGTACTGCTGTTCGGCAGTGAGGCGCTGGGATCGGTGGCGGCAGCCCAGGGGTTGGGCACGGCCTTGTGCGCATTTGGCATCATGGCAGGACTTTACAGCTGGTTGGCGACGGCTCGGCGACCGTAA
- a CDS encoding Fe-S cluster assembly transcription factor, which produces MRLTTKGRYAVTAMLDLALNQGKGAVTLQDIALKQEISLSYLEQLFAKLRRDGLVKGTRGPGGGYRLAQGAEAISVAAIISAVDEKADMTRCGGEANCQDGKKCLTHELWADLSREIYKFLDGISLADLVNRPEVQEVAERQDITHQSHASGLQSIVVGPDQLTGTTDRY; this is translated from the coding sequence ATGCGATTAACAACCAAGGGCCGCTATGCGGTGACTGCAATGCTTGACCTGGCGCTGAATCAGGGTAAGGGTGCTGTGACACTCCAGGATATCGCGTTGAAACAGGAAATTTCACTGTCGTATCTCGAACAGTTATTTGCCAAATTACGCCGCGACGGTCTGGTCAAGGGCACGCGGGGCCCCGGTGGGGGGTACCGGCTAGCACAGGGTGCTGAAGCCATCTCAGTCGCTGCAATCATCAGCGCGGTTGATGAAAAAGCTGATATGACCCGATGTGGCGGTGAGGCAAACTGCCAGGATGGAAAAAAGTGCCTTACGCATGAACTCTGGGCCGATCTCAGCCGAGAGATTTACAAGTTTCTAGACGGAATCAGTTTGGCTGATCTGGTGAACAGACCCGAAGTGCAGGAGGTGGCAGAGCGCCAGGATATTACGCATCAGAGCCACGCCAGTGGCTTGCAGTCCATCGTCGTTGGACCTGATCAATTGACGGGAACGACTGACAGGTACTAA